Part of the Paenibacillus wynnii genome is shown below.
TCTCCCAATATTGAGCGCTTCCACAAAAACCGTGCAGCAGCACTACAACTTCTCCCTCTCCTTGATCGCTGTATCCAATAGTAGTCCCTTCCGAACGGACAATTTCCATGATTGCTACCTTCTTCCTATGTGCAAATAGTTTGATTATAAAAGAGTATTATCTATTATTAAGCAAAATTGCTTCCGTTGAATCGCCTTAAAGATAAAGTCTGAAGCCTGCTGCTGCCGCTTTGGCAATATGCTCAGCCATATTCATTACCCGGTACAGAGGCGTAGTCTGCAGCGTCTGATACGGCTTCGGACCGTTAATATCAACCACAGCGGCAAGACTGTAATGACCCACCGCCGGAAGTAGAAGTCCTATCGATTGGGCCGGCTGCAGCGGTTCATTAGACGCAAAAAAATATCCTAAGGCCACAGGGGGTCCCAAACAGGCATCAATTGCAATAATGGTATGTTCAGCTGGGATTCCAGCCAGTCGCACAAGCAGGTTATCCGCATCACAAGGTGAAGGAAGTGTACCGATCACATGGGGAAATCCGTATTCGAGCAATTTGCTTCCTGTTAGCGGACCAAGTGCATCCCCGGTAGAACGGTCCGTGCCTATACAGAGGAAGGTGATGCCCTTAACAGGATGTAATTCGGCAATCTCCTGAAAAAAAGGGGACAGCCCTGCAGCGTTTAATTTATTGCGTTTTCCGTTCCCTTGCTCCCTGATTGCCATGCGGGTCCCCCTTATATTTAATACTTCCCTTTAATTTTACATGAATTTTTCTGTACGGACAAAAAAATGGTGGTACGGCACTCAAACATGGTAAAATACATAAATCACTAAGTAGAGAGGATGTTACCTAACAATGGATTTATCGCAGCCTAGTCAGGAAAATGTTGAATATATGATCGAAGGCATCAAGAACAAACTAAAAATGGCCAGCGCCGCAGCCATGCAGGCATCCGCTTTCTCAGTGGATAGATATGAGGATATCTATGATATCTATGAGGTAACGATGAACGGTGGAAATCTTAGCATCTCCCAGGTTGAGGCCATTGTGTCGGAACTCGGACGCTTACGCCAGAAATAAATAAAGCTCAATAACATAAAAAGGAGCCCCTGCATCCACGCCCATCTGGTTAGATGGTTCCGTGCGGCAGCGGGCTCCTTTGTAATTAAAATCATGAGTCCCTTCCCTTCATGGAAGATCAATCAATACAAGTTCAGCTTCACCCTCACTGCTTGTCCCCTTGATCTTCAAATCACAGCTCTTCCGAATACGCGCAGCATCACCCGGCTGTAAATCAAATGCACCGTCAGAACATGATATTTCCACATTGCCTGAAAGTAGAAACACATGGGTACGTCTTTCCTCCTGCTGCGGGTACACGAGTTCTTTCCCAGTCTCCAGCGTGGATAGATAAACTGTTGCATCCTCATTAACGGTCATTGAACCCTCATCTAGCGTACCTGAAGCTACGGGAAGGAGCTGATTCGTTCGAAATTCAGGCGGAAAGTATTTCGCATCCCATTTGGGTGCAAGCCCTGGTTCCTTAGGCAGTAGCCAGATTTGCAGGAAACGTACATTATCATTGTCTGACGGATTGGTCTCGGAATGATTAATTCCCGTTCCTGCGCTCATCGTCTGCACCGTACCGGCCTGCAGGTCTGCTCTATTCCCCAAGTCATCTTCATGCCTAAGGACTCCAGAGACTACATACGTGACAATCTCCAAATCATGATGCGGATGCTCATGCATACCCTGCTTGGGCTTCAATTCATTCTCGTTGTGTGCTAATAGTGAACCAAAGTGAACATTGCTGGGGTCATCATAATCGGCAAACGAAAAACTGAACTCACTGTGTATCCATTCTCTATTTGAAGTATGCCGTTCTGCTGAAGTTACTACTTTAATCATAACCTTTGCACCTCCAGGTTGTTGGAACCTCCCCCATTCTTGAACGGGAGAATGTAACTCCTTACTGAAATAGTAATTAGGCGCTTTAATTAACTATTTCTTACCCGCTTCTATTCCTCATCAATCAGGATTAGCCTCTATATTATCTCCAGCTTGAACTCAGCTTCCGCAGAACCAACCTTTGTTCCACCGTCATTATAAATATCTCCAGAATAAGCAGCACTAAGTTTCTTGAGCGTATTTTCGTTACTATATCCGATCTGCTTCAAGATACTCTGCACGATGAGACCCCACTCCTCCTCAGAACCATCCAGAACCTTAAAGGCTATACCGAGACGTTCGCGGCGTAAGCCGAAGCAGTACACGCCCTTAAAGCCTCCCTTGGCAATAATGTTATCATCCTCCAGCAAAATGGAATCCAGACGCCCGTAGCCGGAGACCATTTCGGGATGGGCATTCATTGCAGCGGTAATCGTGGTTACAGCCTTTCGTGTAGCCAAATCTCCTATGAGATTTGGACAAGCCAGCTTCAGATAAGCACCGGCAAGAGCAGTCAATGGCAAAGCAAATACCGGAAGGCCGCACCCATCCGTTCCAAGTCCGATACTTTCAGGAGCAACGTCTGCCATATAAGCGAGGGTATTGATGATTTCACGTTGAACCGGATGATCTCTATCCGCATACTCCCCCAGTGGAAAGCCTTTCAATTGGCTGTAGGATAAGATCCCCAGATGCTTACCGGAGCAATTATGGTAGATTTTTCTTCTACCAAGGCCTCGTATGGCTTCCTCACGGCTACTGTCATCGAGCGGATAGCTTGTGGCACATAACATATTGTTCTCACTGACACCCACCTTGGATGAAATACTCTCCAGCGCAGTGATATGATAGTTTTCTCCACGGTGAGAAGCAGTCATCAAAGCAATTTCAGCCTGTGTCAAATGATAATGTTCAGCGATGCCTCCCCGGATTCCGGGAATGGCCTGCAGCGGTTTTGCTGCTGAACGGGTGAAGGATACAAATCCCGGATCACCGGCATATCCTTTTAGTTTACCGTCTACTCCTACAATAGCGATATGTCCGCTGTGTATGCATTCTATTAATTCAGCACGATATTCGCGCACAAGAACTGTCTCCATGATGTCTCTCCTCGTTTCTCTTTATCGGTGAAAATGATAATAATAAGAAATTATAACATCTTTCTAAGGGGCAAGGCGGTTTGTAAAGCAGGTTAAAAGCTTGTTTACACATGTAAAAGCCCCATTCCTTCGGCCATCCTTTCACTTGCTCCGGTAATCTTTCCCTTGCTACTTTATTGTTTCAGCGGAATCTCCAACGTTTAAATACGAAGTAAGATATCTTCAGCATACAATATTCCAAATTCCAATAAGGAGTGATTAGTGATGAGTAACGTAGACGTAGAACATGAAGTGGAAACTGGTAGCAACTTTTTAAAGGGGATTTTTATTGGCGGCTTACTGGGTGCTGCGGCGGCATTGCTATTTGCACCGAAGCCTGGTAATGAAATGCGAAGCGACCTTTCTGACAAGCTTACGCTGGCAACAGATAAAACGAAAGAAGTAGCTGGAGTAGTGACGGATAAAACCAAAGCTCTTGCCACAACAGTTACTGAAAAAGCAACCGATTTGGCTAGCACTGTATCGACCAAAGCATCTGATCTTTACACAACTGTTACTGAAAGTAAGCAACAAATTGCTGCTACTTTACAGGAAACCGGTAGAAAAATCGGTGAAACGGTAAGTGAAGCTTCCTCCGATGTGGCATCTGATGTGGAAGATGCCTCCAAGAAAGTCGCTGATGAGGCCAAGGATGCGAAAGAAGAAGTCGCTTCATCCTATAAATCTTCCTACTAATTTGCGGTAAAAACAGCTATGAATTCATTTTAACAATAGCCAGCTGTCCGCAGCTGGCTATTGCCATGCGTTAACACCGTTTCATTCATAAATAATAAAGGACAATAAAGCCTTATACGGCTAAGAAAGCAGGGATAGCCCTTGGGAGTTAACACAAGCAAAGCTAAATCCTATGAAGTGGAAGAGCATCCCTTCGAGCTTCGACATGAAGTTAGACGTTTAAACGCCAGACTCGATAAAATTGCGGATTCACTGGAAAAATCGGAGTTCAAAGATATACTGGAGAATTACACAGATCCCAGAAAACGTATCCTTACGAACTTTATGGCCGGTATTTCCAGAGGACTCGGTTTAACTCTGGGAACCTTTGTAATTCTCGGTGTACTCGGATATATCCTCAGTTTATTTCTGAATGTGCCCGTCATAGGAGAGTATCTCGGTGAACTAAAAAAATATATCGATGCTAATAATTAATGGCATGAATTTATAAGAGACAAATAGGAGATAAAAAACTAGCAAGGATCCCCGCTATCGGAGACTTGCTAGTTTTTGTTTTCGCTCTATTTAGGATTGCTTGTAGATGATTCTCTTAATTCTATCTTAGGCTTGTCTGATCAGTAAGCGGAGTTGGACATAATCTGCTTCAGCTTCTCTGTAGCCCGCTTCTGAATTCTGGATACACTCATTTGGGAGACACCAAGCTTCTGCGCAATCGCCCTCTGGGACTGTCCATCTTGGAAAGCCAGCAGCAGCACCTGTTGCTCCTGCTCTTTGAGCTGTCCCAACGCTTGCTGTAGGTCCATTCGTTTCTCAACGGTCTCGTAATCATTAGCATCCGAGCTGATAAGCTCACCCAGCGTGGCCCCTGTCTCTTCCTGTGAAAGCGGAGAATCAAGAGATACGTAATGATAGCATTCACGCCCCGCCAATACTTCTACAGTTTCCTCTACAGATAAATCAAGGTACTTGGCAATTTCCTTAACGTCAGGTGAGCGTTCCAGTCTTATTGTCAATTCATCAATGGCATGCTGGACTAATGCGCCCTTTTCCTTAATTCGTCTTGGAACCTGAATATACCAGGATTTATCACGCAGGAAATTTTTCATGTGACCAATCATACTTTTCATAGCATAAGGCTCGAAAGGAATTCCCATGCTAATATCATACTGTTTTAATAAACGGATAAGAGCCATTTGGCCTACCTGATACAAATCCTCATATAAATCCGGTCGGTTGCGGGCAATCTTACCTGCAGCCATCTTGACCATGGGCTCATATTTACGGATAAGTACGGTGGCAATTTCATTATCTAGTGTTTGCTGGTATTCCCAGATTAGGCTTACTGCCTCGTTCATGGACTCGGGGGGAGTCACGTTTTCATTCATACTTTCTCCTCGCTAAAATTAAGCCGCTTAGTCAAGGTTACTACTGTCCCTCTCCCAGCTTCACTTACTACACTAACGTCATCCATAAGAGCTTGCATCAAGTAGAAGCCTAAGCCGCCTACCTGAACATCACTCAGCTCTTTGTCATGGAGCGTCATGCGTTCTCCCTGCGAATCCAAGCTATCAAAGCTCTCCCCCTCATCTTTGACCGTAATGGACAAGGCACTATCTCCTACTTCAAAGATCACGTCAACCATACCGTCTTTCTGCCCATACGCATACAGTACAGAGTTATTACAGGCTTCCGATACTGCCACCTTCATATCTTCAATGTCTTCATAGGTAAAACCCATCTTTGAAGCAATTCCATATAAATTCAATCTCACAATATCAACATAGTCAGCGCTAGCTGGCAGCTGAAGCATTACTTTTTGCACATCATCACTCATCCTTAGCTCGATCCTTTCCTAGTGGGAGTTCTCTTGGGGGGCAAAAAATTTAGCAATGCCTGTCATATCAAATA
Proteins encoded:
- the yyaC gene encoding spore protease YyaC codes for the protein MAIREQGNGKRNKLNAAGLSPFFQEIAELHPVKGITFLCIGTDRSTGDALGPLTGSKLLEYGFPHVIGTLPSPCDADNLLVRLAGIPAEHTIIAIDACLGPPVALGYFFASNEPLQPAQSIGLLLPAVGHYSLAAVVDINGPKPYQTLQTTPLYRVMNMAEHIAKAAAAGFRLYL
- a CDS encoding DUF1128 domain-containing protein, which gives rise to MDLSQPSQENVEYMIEGIKNKLKMASAAAMQASAFSVDRYEDIYDIYEVTMNGGNLSISQVEAIVSELGRLRQK
- a CDS encoding pirin family protein, whose protein sequence is MIKVVTSAERHTSNREWIHSEFSFSFADYDDPSNVHFGSLLAHNENELKPKQGMHEHPHHDLEIVTYVVSGVLRHEDDLGNRADLQAGTVQTMSAGTGINHSETNPSDNDNVRFLQIWLLPKEPGLAPKWDAKYFPPEFRTNQLLPVASGTLDEGSMTVNEDATVYLSTLETGKELVYPQQEERRTHVFLLSGNVEISCSDGAFDLQPGDAARIRKSCDLKIKGTSSEGEAELVLIDLP
- a CDS encoding asparaginase translates to METVLVREYRAELIECIHSGHIAIVGVDGKLKGYAGDPGFVSFTRSAAKPLQAIPGIRGGIAEHYHLTQAEIALMTASHRGENYHITALESISSKVGVSENNMLCATSYPLDDSSREEAIRGLGRRKIYHNCSGKHLGILSYSQLKGFPLGEYADRDHPVQREIINTLAYMADVAPESIGLGTDGCGLPVFALPLTALAGAYLKLACPNLIGDLATRKAVTTITAAMNAHPEMVSGYGRLDSILLEDDNIIAKGGFKGVYCFGLRRERLGIAFKVLDGSEEEWGLIVQSILKQIGYSNENTLKKLSAAYSGDIYNDGGTKVGSAEAEFKLEII
- a CDS encoding YtxH domain-containing protein, with amino-acid sequence MSNVDVEHEVETGSNFLKGIFIGGLLGAAAALLFAPKPGNEMRSDLSDKLTLATDKTKEVAGVVTDKTKALATTVTEKATDLASTVSTKASDLYTTVTESKQQIAATLQETGRKIGETVSEASSDVASDVEDASKKVADEAKDAKEEVASSYKSSY
- a CDS encoding DUF5665 domain-containing protein; translated protein: MGVNTSKAKSYEVEEHPFELRHEVRRLNARLDKIADSLEKSEFKDILENYTDPRKRILTNFMAGISRGLGLTLGTFVILGVLGYILSLFLNVPVIGEYLGELKKYIDANN
- a CDS encoding sigma-70 family RNA polymerase sigma factor; protein product: MNENVTPPESMNEAVSLIWEYQQTLDNEIATVLIRKYEPMVKMAAGKIARNRPDLYEDLYQVGQMALIRLLKQYDISMGIPFEPYAMKSMIGHMKNFLRDKSWYIQVPRRIKEKGALVQHAIDELTIRLERSPDVKEIAKYLDLSVEETVEVLAGRECYHYVSLDSPLSQEETGATLGELISSDANDYETVEKRMDLQQALGQLKEQEQQVLLLAFQDGQSQRAIAQKLGVSQMSVSRIQKRATEKLKQIMSNSAY
- the rsbW gene encoding anti-sigma B factor RsbW, coding for MSDDVQKVMLQLPASADYVDIVRLNLYGIASKMGFTYEDIEDMKVAVSEACNNSVLYAYGQKDGMVDVIFEVGDSALSITVKDEGESFDSLDSQGERMTLHDKELSDVQVGGLGFYLMQALMDDVSVVSEAGRGTVVTLTKRLNFSEEKV